The segment gctgaCAGTATCCTGCGTCCTTCTCTTCGTCGGAAAGGCGAGCTCTGGCCATAGCTATGTTGAAGGCTGTCAGGTGTTCGACGGGGTCGCCTCCGGGTTTGTACTCGGGAAGACGGAGCTTTTCTATCTTACGGAGCTGGACCCTGGTTAGCTCGCTAGCGAAGGGCGAGCGCGAAGTAGAGGCGATGACGCTGTCGATCTGAGGGGCTGCGCTCGTCGCTTGGTGAATCTGCGAGCTCATTTGCTgaaggctgagtttgagctcgGCGATCTCGCGAATCGTCGTCGGATCTGCAGTCGTCGGAGTAGGGTGTACGGCGGGAGGACCGTTAGGGTCAGATTCGTCCACAGCGCGGTCTTCTGCCGGCGTCGGAGGGAAGAGATGCCGGCAGACGGGCTGGGAACGGTTCGTCGGTCCAGCGGGAGCAGTGAGGGCAGCCACGAGAGCAGCGAGCTGCTCATTCGTCgttttctggacttcttcttgatgcgcgaggcgagccatcacggagctcatgaagtccgacgagagaagaggaggaggaggcggaggcgtaagctcggTCGCTTCGCCGGAAGAGCCGGGGTTCGAGTCACCAATCGTCATACTAGGCTAAGAAACGTTACTCTGAtcggccccacggtgggcgccaattgtttaaggtgagtttggtcaatagaaagtaaaagaactcaagagtggggtgaacagagacgttttattagagtcggaataacgagggtacaagagtaagaaagccggctagtcgatgctcggtgagatcctagccggaagtacaagagagcggcgagatacaaagagaataaaggaaaccctaatctagccgcTAGTCTGTCTGTCTGTGTAGTGATGCCTTTCTttcctgtcctcaactccttatatagtctcctaggtcggttgGCTTTGACCTAATCCGTCCCCTTCGTTATGGGCCTTTTGGCTTAAAGGCCCAGTCGAGAAGACTGCTCGGCCCGAGCCGCCTGATCGTTTCCATCGGCTTCTCGTCGTTCAGCTATAGAGGTCTCGAGCCGAGTCGCGGCTCGTCAGAAGCCGTCTCCGAGCCGGTCATCCTTTGAATGGTAGTAATGGGCCTCCtattcgctgggccttgtggatggtgccaatccatccccaacaataGGTACTTGACGGAGATATTGTCGGAGAAAGTCGCGACTCAAAGAGATCGGAGAAAGGGACGCATCGGTGTTTGGAGACCGCACTTAGAAAGCATAAATGAAGATTGAGGAAAAACTGTTTTGCTTTACATTACAAAACAAGAGTTCATCTGTTTCAGtcgtttttttaattattattattttaggaCATTGATTCATATGTAATAGTTCTTTCATCAACGAAACATATTCAAGAGAAAGTGTTTGGTCATTTGTAAACAATAGGTTTTATACACAACTTGTCTTGTAGTACCTGCAAGATGTAGTGAAAGTGAAGAGCAGATTGGTGGTCTAAAACCATCTCCGATGGTTGCCATGTATCTTTTACTTTAAAAGTAGAGTATTCAAAATAGAGTTATTTCAATAGCTATCTCTATTTTCTAgtctaaaaagaatattttaaatatatattttctaattatttattaatttattatacaattcataacttttaaaatagtaaattttactttttattttattatatagctATTACCACAATTacactatttataaaattaaacgattattttaaaaataaaatttattacaacacataattaaaaataaacaatgtaCTAAACATAGTATTTAAATGTGAAACTATactacataattttattttggtaaaaatgaaaatatataaaaatgaaaagttattttttaagaaaaaaattagcttaaaaatacaatatatgaaCAATATGTTATTCTATATTTGGTAAAGATTCACAACATTTAAAAccgttttattatataaataacgcttagaaagaaaaataaagtaacgtattggagatgttctaaaacatttttgatcTCGCAAGCTCCTGGCCTCACGAGCAATACACCACGGAAACCTTGGAAGTAGATAACGATCAGGAAGGTTATATGCCTGTAGAAAGCTTGTCTGAGCACAGCAAGCTTATTGGACTGAGTTATTGGCAACGCGATCTCACCTCAACTTCTAACTCAGCTTCATAAACTTGTTTTCGGATAATGCATTCACAGTGTCAGAAAAATCAACTCAACGAATTAAGAAATTTTGTGTCTAAAAGTTATCTTGTGTTAGAGAGGGTGAAAATCGAGGAACTGATGTATATATCTTCatgttaaatgtaaattatttattacaacTATGGTTGTACACCCGCTGGCATAAGCGCTAACATAGCACCCTGGATCTTTTGGTTTCTCTGGACCATACTAGACAACCTGATCTTCGAAAATCGCTGAACATCTGCAATCACTACTGTTACTAAGGCTCTCACTGCAGCACGGGAATTGCAATTAGCACAACAGGAAGCTCCACGTCCCCGAGGACAGCTACTCTCGACAGTGGATCAAACCTATCCCCACCCTCTCTACATATCCTACAATACTGATGCAGCATGGTCAAAGGAAACAAAAGCAGCTGGATTAGAATGGTTTTTTGACACCGATCGATCACAAAGGAATGCAGCTACAAATCACTTCTCAGCGTCTCCTCACCCCTCATGGCCGAAGCACTAGCATTGCGTGAAGCTCTCATGTTGGAAAAGCGCAATCTTCTCTCCAAAGTCTGGTTTCGAAATGACTCCTAAGAGCTCATTAGAGCTATCAACTCGAAGTCATATCCGGTGGAGCTTTACGGAGTTCTCACTGATATCGAGTCTCTATCCTTGTTTTTTTATCTCGTCTATGTTTTCTTACATACATAGATCTCAGAATATGATTGCGGACTCTCTGGCAAAAAAACGCTCCACGTACGGCCTATTCTACATTGTACTAGCTTTTCAGTTGAATGAaatttgtgttcaaaaaaatgGTAAGGCTTAGGTTTTGTTTCcttattaattttgtataatttggatgataataatactaataagttgtgtttagaaaaataataataatactaataagTTATAGTTTTACacacaaatttatattaaaatacacAAGTTAATTAAACATctaacattttaacaaagtatttTTGTATTAGACTTATATAGTAAAATTTTGTAACTGAACAATCCgtataaaattacattaaacaCATTAGCAAACATAAAACATCATCTTGAAAGTTTGAGAAGTCTACTCTTATTGCTCTCATTCACTAGAtacataaataaacaaaaatattgctAACATCAtcactatatataataaaagatataaaatcaATCAGGAGGTCCAAAATAGATAAACACATATAAATGAacaaaaaatcttcaaaattcGTTTCAAATTTACAGAAAATAGAAGCTTACTAAGATTAATAGAAAAGACTTCTTAAAAAATTAACTCACATCAGATTTCTCAAAACATCTCCTCTAGGttattttttcaattacaaTTAATGAATAAAGACTTCTCAAGAAGTATGCTTATTTTGTAATTGGCAGACTTCTCGAGAAGTCTTCATTTCTAAATTATTagattaattttgtaaatttgggTAAATTTGCGATTTTTTACCAGATAATAAGATTAATTTGGCAACTGATTGATACTCTGTAGAAATTTGATCGTTTCTTAGAAATCTTACAGAAAAATTTGATGTGAgtcaacttttttttctttctgccACATGAAGTCTTTGAAATGTCGTAAGAAATCGGTATATGTTAGTTTCGCAGTTGATgatatctatctatattattaactgaagtacatttgaaatttgtttgaaaacatgaataataatataaaaaggagtataatgttgtttgaaaacatgaatagcaccatattaaaaaaaaagtaatgagcatacattattaataaatattggaagtccattatattatgagaaactatctatttgagccagttttaaaatatatgaagactcaatctaattacctaaatacatttgggatttttttggaaacatggatagcaatataaaaagaaatatattgttatttggaaacataaatatcattatattaaaaaaaaaataataggcttaagttattaagaaaaatcGGAAGTCTATTATACTATAAGAAACTATCTATTTGAaccaactttaaaatatatgtaaatgatCCAAtctaattacataaaaatatttttgtttaaaataatcataaaacaaaatttaaactttatatacataattcaaataaaaataatgtaaaattgatttatatcaaaattgattaaaaatatacatatattcaaaaattgatctgtattaaaatattttcctataaccattataatattttcaatatacatatataagaaagtggaaattgtcaaaaatactaaatttaaagtatcatttttcatgtttacactaatcACTTTTACCTtcacttttaatgaagggtaaAAGACATTTATAACCCTAGGATATAATGTTTACTAATCTAAACATAAAACTTCAActataaaccataaaccatcaactctaaaccataaaccctaaaacatcaattctaaaccctaaaccctaatctctAAATCCTGAACTCTCAACTCTAAACATAAATCctatatttttccaaaattcgAACCCTAACCCCTATATcctaaaaccctaaactttagggtttaaaggtttagagttgagaggggatatggtttaggattttgagggtttatggtttagagttgaaggtttagggtttaaggtttagagtttagggtttagggtttgaatttcaaaaaatatagggtttagggtttattatttaaggtttagggtttagagttgaaggtttagggtttagagttgatgttttagggtttagggttcgaatttcaaaaaatatagggtttagggtttagagttgatggtttagagtttagggtttagaattgaagATTTAGGAGTTAGGATTTAGacttgatgttttagggtttagggtttgaatttcaaaaaatatagggtttagagtttagagttgatgatttaggatttatttatttatttaaatattatttttttaataagagtataatttttttttacattttaatgaagaagacatttttgagaaaagagaaattttcttatagtttttttactttattttcacaaaaatagtcTCTCAAAGAGGAAAATGACTAAAAAAGATTTTAttgaaatgtaaatatctatttataatatttgagttAACTAATCTAAAACTTAGGTTTAAGAGTTAAGGGATgagttttaggaatgtgttcaaatttttaaaataaaaaataaatattaaaaatttcaaaacaaaaagggctattttggtcattttattttttgattgctattttgtgacaaaaacttaaaagtgactatttaagaaaatttctcttttgaaatttttttttattagtggTAAACTTGAATAATGATATCAACAAGGTGGTAAAACTTAAAATCCCCCAAAAGAAATATGTAATAGAGAGTCTAGTTTTAAACACCaatttaaattatggtttttatatttcatattaatttttgaaaatataatatatgtggctatttatatgatgatatatataaaatactattaattatatgattacttatatgatggtacatataaaaggAGAAAGTACTTGAAATTCCAAAATAACatgaaacaaaaccaaaacaaatactaataaaatatctatctagaccaactttaaaatatacaagaGAAATTTCCAATCTGATTACCTAACAAATAATGGGTTTAAATTATTAGGAAAAATTAGAAGTTCGTTATATTGTGAGAAACTATCTATCTGAAGCCATCTTTTATAATAATAGCCTagtctaattacctaaaaacatcttttgtgttaaacaatcataaaacaaaatataaactttatatacatatttaaatcaaaataataatttaaaagtgatttatatcaaaaattgattcaaaaatatacatatactcaaaaaattgatttttactaaaatatttttgtgtgAAATAATCATATTTCAATCTATAAAAATCTTTTGTGTGAAATAAtcctaaaacaaaatataaactttatatacatatttcaaattaaaataataatttaaaattaatttatatcaaaaattgattcaaatatatacatatactcaaaaaattgatttttactaaaatattctctaataaccattataaaaatgttttcaatatatataagaaaaatacaatacaaagtttaatttcaaacaccaacttaaattatggtttttatatttcacattaaattttaaaaatgtaatatatatgattatttatataacgatgcatataaaatactattaattatatgattattaatACCTACTGATTTTCTAATAGTAACTATTCTTTGTCATTAAACCCCTAATTTAATCCTTCAATCATGAGCTATTCTAGGCCTCGGCATTTTACCCGGATCCGAAGATCATACCCGAAACCGACCTGAAAAAACCAGGTCCGGGTAGGAACCGACCCGATCAAATTACTGtatcgggtcttgttgtagaggacccgcGGGTCTTGGACCCGACCGACCCGAACCTGAAACCCGGCGGGTATCCGAATTAATATGTCaactaaataaaatgaatcgaGGAGGAGTCAAAAACGGGTTATTTGTCTAAAGAGCAAGGGGTTCAACCACTAGGAGACAACCAATTATTGTTCTATCTTGCATAGTTtcatatatagagaaattagCGTCACTGCCCCTAAAAGCTCATCTATTTTGCCAAATACCCTTGCATCTTGCTATAGAATTTGTCTGACCGTTTTGCCCCTATATGCTTCCTCTCTCTATGATGACCAGACTCTGTGTTGTGTGTCAGAGGTGCTCTTGTAAGTACTGGACAATACAATTTTTTCTTGCTTTTTCAGAATAAATTCAAACGGCACGAGTTTACTTTCTCTGTTTAATTGACAACCATCAGAAAAGATGCATATATTTGTATTCTTCCAACCACCATATTTcattcttcctttttttttgtttattcttcttttctttgcCACAAAAACCCAGAGAATGTGAAGAAGCTTTAGAACCCTAAATTCAAACGGCACGAGTTTACTTTCTCTGTTTAATTGACAACCATCAGAAAAGATGCATATATTTGTATTCTTCCAACCACCATATTTcattcttcctttttttgtttattcttcttttctttgcCACAAAAACCCAGAGAATTTGAAGAAGCTTagaaccctaaatccttaaaaTAGCATTGCACGTTCCATCAAAATCCTTGAGACGACAGATATGCTTCTTTCAccgttaaaagaaaaaattatccCGACTGAGCATGTGGTAATTGTGGCGTCGAACAGCGAAGGAGAGATGTCTAATGAAGAACCAGCCTTAGAGGAAGACAATGGGTTAAGGTCTGAAAAACCATCGCCAGCGATCAAGTTCTATGTCATCTGTGGCCATGCCAAGACCATAGATTTCGAGTACCAGGTACGTTATGTATTAAATTAATTCTTAGTCGTTACATGACATCTTACATGCTATATGTTTCATTAGCACCTAATTGTTgcttttttgatgttttgttaaatgttaaatttagtTTGTTGTCTGATAAATAGTATACGACAGGGTAAATATTAGGTAGTGATCACCAAAAATATTAGATGTTATAATTTTCCTTGCAAGCAGATAATCAACTTAGTTGCGTTTTGAGGTTACATATAATGTTAAATGTTAACTTCCCGTGTTAACTGGTAAATATTATTGTAGAGGTTACGTGAAGACATTAGCTCACTGGAGAGGCGTCTAGATCAGGCGATGGACGAGAGGATAGAGAAACTCGTCGCTTTAGTTTATCATGGGTACCAGGTAGCTCCATTGTCGTCCAATGTTACGCAAAGCCTCCAGGAGATTGAGAGGAAGCTAGTTAGTGTTATAGTTGACAACCTGAAGAATATGCAAACCGCAGTGCTTAAGGGGTTAATTGATTTCATTGGTAAATCAAACCATAACGAAGGGAGTGAGGACCAGACGGTTGATGGCGACGGACGGACCGATGAACCACCTTCGGCAGACAGAAGGGATTGTCCCTCCAACAACACTCATGCAGAAGATGCTGACGGTCGCATTAATGAAGTGCTGCTTGACCTTAACGAAGTGCTAGATGATCTACCTCATGTCATCACCCTctgaaataacaaataaaataaaattgtcaccgcataatatatttttaacatccaCATACATAAGTAGCTGATATTACTAAATGTAGCAACTAAGTCATGTTTTACAGCTTGACTTCTTTTTTCTACTTTTATAAAGATGCGATGAGATGCTTCTACGAGATATATACATAGGTCATGACCTAGCTAATATTACATAACATATCAACTAAGTGATTtcaattaattaatgtattttacatctctctctcatctccttTCCTCTCTTCAATTATTCTCTCTCTTTTACTTCAGTCTTCATGTTACTATGTTTcttatcaaattaattttacagATTACACAATAACATTGTTTTTGTTCATCTTCATCTGTCACCCAAGCATTAATCCAAAGTCTACAAATTTTTCATCAACTGATCGTGAGTTTTCACCATTTCTTTTGTCTACCATCACAAACTCACATATATCAACACTTCTGAATCTGAGGACtctaaaaataattgaaaaatctGTTGTTTCTTACTCGTCTAAAATCAACCACCTTATGGTTATCACATATACCACCGTCAAAGTCGGAAGAAGTCTTGATTTACGGAATTTCTCTCTTTCTAGATGAGTTCCTACATGATACCTCTAAAATTCCTTCGTGTGAGAAAACTAAACAAACCAGTTTGCCCAAGCCAGAATTGGAGAAGAAATGAGCTTattcttgaagttttttttgttcgatttagataatatttatattatccgCTATTTTCTTAGTTACCctatattatttacttttaacagaacattactttaatattttctttgaaattcATGTTTTGTTTGCAGTTACAACCATGTTGTCACTTATTGATAAACAGTCGGTAAGATGTCAGTAACAACTGACGTTAGTTGTTACATGGTTTATTAGATGATAAATGGTTTGATACACTGTTAGTTGGTTGATACACTGTTTTGATGCACgttttgttaaataataagGGTTCGATACATAGTTCGTTAGCTGGCATATTAACTGATACGAATGTTGTTAGCTGATAAAGATTTGGCATATGGTTTGATATCAGATACATTGTTTGGTACATGACATGTTATCtgatacataatttattatCTGCTATATATTTCGTTAGCTGATACAGAGTTTATTTTAGCGGTTCCACATTACACTAATTAGAATTCAGTCACAAATTAGTTTTCAGCTAATATAATATGTACCCGCTAAATTATATAGCTATATGGTGTAGATCAACAAAAAAGTTAACCgttaatatattagatatgtAACACAACATATTAACTGCTAAATAATATCTTATCGTTAACGATAATCCCGATTTGatctttcatattttgtttatttcttcttcAGCACATGTTTTTTTATCAGCCAAGGCTTTATAATCTCCATGATTTTCCTTGtttgtctcttcttcttctcttcaatcTTGAATTTCTCTTACGCTATCTaataataagaatataaataaatttaaaaatatgcaaTGTATCctaaatgttaaatatattaaggatatatatatatatatatatatatatatatatatatatatatatatatatctatatatataatccttaatgttttataattaagaaaaacatatatcCTCAGCATTGATCTGCTATTAATGTTGTTTTGTGAAGTTTACATAATCTATTTAgtgttgttttatttaaaatgagaagaaattttgatttttttttatatatctagtACATTTCTTCCTAATGACCAGAGGATTATAAGGTGAAGCATCCTATATACTCTACACCTGCACACAGCTGCATTTTCTGACATCTCAATCTCATCACAACTTCCTCTCTTTTCTGTGTAAGGGCAAAATCGTCAAAAATAATCCAAAAGAATACTCAAAAATCCAGCAAGAATGCATGAGGGCATTCCTCTAATATATGCTTCAAGTGAGTATATTCaactaaatgtaatataataaaaacacaaattttaaataaaatttcaaatatttttagatatattaatattttcagatattttttgtatttttagatatttttagatcgaatccgaaccgaacccgacccagaaACGAACCGATAAATTTTAGTTACCCGAATGGATTCAACTATCTAAGACCCGACTCGGACCCGGTACGATCCGAACCGATCCGGAATCGGAAATTTGAAATTATCCTATCGAATCTTAAACTCCTAAACCCGAAAGACCCGGATCCaaaaagaaccgatccgaatcCGACCCGACGATCCGAATGTACAGACCTAAGCTATTCTACCGTTCCAAATCCCTCTGTTATTTTACCCTATGCATATCTAATTAGTTAATGGGCCTATTGGGCTGAAACAGGGCTTATTGGGCTGAAACAGGGCCCATTAAAAATATTCGAGCGGTGTCGTTAAGATTCTCGAGTTAGGGTTTGGTTTCACAGAGAAGCCTTCCTTCATCGTCTCTTTCTATCAAATTTCATCGTTTCTGAGAAAGGagaagtttttatttatttatttcaagtAAGCTTCAATGGAAGGGATCACGGAAGGCGTTAACAGTATGAGCCTAGGCGTTGATACGCAGAAGAAGAATCGGATTCAGGTTTCCCACACCAAGAAACCGTTGTTCTTCTACGTCAATCTCGCCAAGGTACAAATCGTTTTCTGAGAAATTATGTTTAAGCTTGAAACCTATAGATTCTAACTTGATGCTATTGAGCATGAGTATTTATCTAAATGTACGGCCTTTATACACAATGGTTTTGTTCTGTTTCAATCCGTGTTAAGATTCTTGTACAGAGGTTATGAGTTATTTTCTGTAAATGGTAACATTTGAAACTGTTTTGAATGTGTTACGGATGGTACTCTGTCTTGTTATGTGACTCTGTCTCTGGTGAATGCTTGTTTATTGCATTAAACATGTTTATGTTGTTTAcattgttgtgtttttttttatatatcacaGAGGTACATGCAGCAGTACACAGATGTTGAGTTGTCTGCACTTGGAATGGGTAATATCAATGGTTTTAAGCAATGGTGACTGAGTTTATTAAATTCAATGTTTCCAGATTAGCGATTTTTCATTTAATGTCATGAGATTTAGAATCTTCATCTTTATTTGAAGAGATTTTATTCTGGTTTCTTATGAAACATTTAACTGTGCAGCCATTGCTACTGTTGTTACCGTCGCTGAGATATTGAAGAACAATGGTTTTACTGTTGAAAAGAGTAAGAAGATCTTCTCAATCTTTAATGAGCAAAATGTTATAAAGTATATTTTCAAAGAGTAGTATTTGCTGATTTGGAAAGTGTTTTCTTGTTACAGAGATCATGACTTCGACTGTGGATATCAAAGATGATTCAAGGGGACGCCCTGTGCAGAAAGCCAAGGTAGATAGTTGTAAATTACCAAGCTTCAGTTCCACTAATGTTATTCTGGGAAACTGCTGTTAGCTATAACTCGTCTGGGTTAAATGACTTGTAGATTGAGATAACGCTAGCCAAGTCTGAGAAGTTTGATGAGTTAATGGCTGCAGCCAGTGAGGAGAAGGAGGCTGCAGAAGCCCAAGAGCAGAGCTGAGATATCTTTTTCCATGTCTCTCTTTCTTAATGTTTTAAACACTTTGATTCCGTTAATTTTTGGCTCATTTTGAATGTCAACTTCAATTTTGTCTTCTCTGCACCTGTGAAAGTTTTTTGTTTGGAGTACCGTATTAGGTCTAGAAAAGATTTTTGCATAACCAATACGCACGAGCAGGACAAATTATCTAATTTACCTATGGGATGATTGAAAGTCACATGATCAACATATTTGGATCC is part of the Raphanus sativus cultivar WK10039 chromosome 5, ASM80110v3, whole genome shotgun sequence genome and harbors:
- the LOC108859710 gene encoding uncharacterized protein At2g34160, which codes for MEGITEGVNSMSLGVDTQKKNRIQVSHTKKPLFFYVNLAKRYMQQYTDVELSALGMAIATVVTVAEILKNNGFTVEKKIMTSTVDIKDDSRGRPVQKAKIEITLAKSEKFDELMAAASEEKEAAEAQEQS